DNA from Prunus persica cultivar Lovell chromosome G6, Prunus_persica_NCBIv2, whole genome shotgun sequence:
TTCAAGGTTACTTCAAGGCATAAGGTGCAGAGTAACTTCAAAGTTACTAGATTGAGTTATTTCCTCTCTTATACCAACTTCAAGGTTACTGAGGGTGCAGAATAAGAAGAGAGGAGTTATCATTGATATgaacacaaaaaaaacttcacCATTAGAAATAACATTTCAGTACACAACAGTAATatgggagaaagaaaaaggatggcCAAAGAAGAGGATCCTATACGATGTCATTGTGCAGTTATAAAAGGAGGGGCCTAATCAAATCAGGAAGTGCTGCTATATGATGTGATGTACCATGGACTGCCAATCAAAGTTGGAAAAACAGCTAAATTTGAGACTAGATGAGGTAATGTACAAGAAAAATCTGGCCCAACACTAACAAAAAGCTCTCAGATAACTCAGGATTAAATCTTTCTCCTATATAGTCAAAATTTGattcatataatataaaaataatgataataCCTAATCAACATTACTATCCTCTTCTTCCAAAGCAGAATCAAGTCCTTTCAAGCATGACTTCATGATCTGTGAAAACTTTGAGCAGGCATCCATACAAATCTTCATTCCCTGCTTGCAAAAACTATGTTAGTATCATAAGCCCCAGCTATCTTTGTCAAACCATATAAGAAACATGCCACCAATAGATAGTGAAAGGACCTTCCTATGGAGTTTAACAAAGAGTTGTATGAAAAAATCCTCGGTCTACAAAACCAATTTTGACAAGTATATCCACCTAGTTGACTTCAAATTAAAAGGTTTTATCAACTTGAAAAGATCATCTTTGCATCAAACCCGCAAAAATGTGCATGCAAGAACAACCAACCAAACTAGAACTCAAAGATGACCTTGGATGCACACTTAATGCTACTTGTTTAGATTATCCCTTGCAAAAATAATGGTTAGGAAGTAGataaaattcttttaaaaaacaaaaaatgatagaACAAGGTATAAATCAATTGAGCGCATACCTTATTAATTTTTGGGGTAGACCATTCCCCAGTAATGGTTAGTTGAGTGACCTCATCGCGAGAAGGCATACAAGTAAGTATTAAGCTTCCATCTTGGTGGCTTTCCTCCTCCAAAGTAGGATCAAGGACAAGGTTCTTTCCCAAATAAGACTAGGCACCACAAACAGAAAAACCATAAgtgaacaaaataataaaaaatgaaaagaaacaacTTGATACATTTACACAACAGACCAATTGGATATTTAAGGAAAAGTGCCGTATGAATTAATCCTAAGATTTCTTCTCCAAAATAAAAGCTTACAGTATATGGGAgagtaaaaataaaagggagaCAACTTGGGAGTAATCTTGTTATTTAGTCAACTAGGCAAAAGAAAGTATGATGATCAACAATCATATGTGTTATCTATGGTGTAATGTCCTCAAGTTTTCAAAGTCTCGATTCTCTGCATATTTTGTACCGGGCTATTCACGCGCAGACATCATGTTTGCATGATACAATGACACACGAATTTGACAAAGGGGTATAAAGGAAACCTTGAAATAAGGTAAGAGATATAATAACCAAAATCTTTGTTTTAAGCTTGATTATCAAGAGAGAGTTAAAAAGGGCACATGTCTAGTCCAGATGCATACCACTGAAACTGACGTAACAAGGTCATACATCATTATCCCTGCATCTGCTAGGGCAAGGCTAGCACATGATATCACTACAGGAAGATCACCTGCAACCAAAATGAAAGGGCTTATCAACATGCACAAAAGCAATATTACTGCCTCGCATTCAGTTCAATATATTAGGATTTATAATgcacaaataaagaaaaaaattaaaggcacAAATGCATCAATAATACAACATTGAAATCATCCTTATATCTCCCTTCTATTCCAAAAATGACTTCTCCGTTTACTATAATTGGTTAGATCAAGTACagttctctttttatataattacacCATCACACTCTTTCTAACACAGAAAGTTACGTAACTCATTGTGTCGATTACATGTCAGCTAGGGATGGTCCAACATTCAAATTTTCCCCCAAGAACAAATCTACGgtgcacaaaacaaaaatgtcctGGTGGACGTCATGAGTAATGGAAAAATGCAGCACCTTTGAATTTAAGTGTCTTGTTAGTGGCCAGATTCTTGTACACAGGAGAAAATCTAAGCGAAAAGTAGTTAACGCAATCACTGAAAGCAGCACCACTTGAACAAAGACATACACTTTGACATAGCAGGTGAATAATGTATTTTTTCCAATTGGAATTCCCTACTctgtcatttttttaaaaaaaacttttcttcattctaTTTCCGCCCCTCCACAAACAAAGACACAATCAATTAATCAATAGCATAATTGCACAATACTTCTACAACATCAAAATCATCTTTATATCTCCCTTCTATTCCCAAAAGGACTTCTGTATTACTACAATTGCTTATGATCAATTATACATCTTTTTCTATATAACTACATTATCACACTCATCCCAACACAAAGAAAGTTCTATAACTAATTAAGTATCAATTATATATCAGCATGTGAGCTAAGTAACAGGTAATTGTCCAACAATTATATTTGCCCCAAAGAACAAACCCTTACTGGGCCAAACATGGGTCCaagaaataccaaaaaaaggtGCCTGTGTGGACACCATGAGTCATGGACAAATGCAGGTACCTTTGTATTTATGTGTCTTGTTAGTGGAAAGATTCTTGTATGTTATAGAAATCTAAGTGAAAAGCAGTACATATTCACTGGAAGCAGCAACATTTGAACACAAACGTATACATTGACATAGAAGGAGTGTAATCTTAATTGTTCTAATTTAATTTGTCTCTTCTGTATTTCtggtctttccttttcttcattCTATTTCCTTCTCTACCTAAACTAGCAATACCCGAAAGAACAGAAGTTTACATGTTAAAACTAATTGAATACTTACTGCCCCCAGATTCCAACACCAATGCAAAAACATCCACAGTAGTCTTGGGGAAAGTTTCCAATATTATTGCACCCTCCAAAGCTTTATGAAGCATTGAAGAAAACTCTTTGTGGTCCGACCCCTAAAAGAGGGGAGGTCAAATATTAGTTACAAGGATTTCAATAAGAAACGTGATTAAAAAGAAGGATTAGGAGGTACATTAGCACAAGGTCATATACCTGTCCACGAACTGGGGTAGCAAAAGTTGTATAGCTGACATTGCAATTTAAACGTCCTATATCACTGTACATCATTCCCTTCTTACTCTCTCTTGGCCCAAACCTAAACCAACCAAGACAAATAAAATGTAAAGCATGCGTTGTTGCATATATCTTTGCATCCAAAATTACAGGGTATTACTTACTTGAATCAATatataacaacaaaaaagagtgCAAACAGTGAAAAAGCAATTCTATCAAATAATAACAAGAATGTTCGCCATGGTCATGGATTTATGATAGACATTCCCTTAGAAGAACTAGAAGCCAGAGAGAGTATGAATTTCAAAAAGATACACTCACACAGAAACAATGACCTTGGTGCTTCCAAAATCTGCATAAGCAGATCCGGCAGCAGCAGCTACAACACCAATCTGGAAAACTGTCATTAACACAACCTTGAGTTTTTCTTATGAAAGCCATAATGTAAGCATACAATGGCATTACAGCcagtaaaaaattataaatcaaAGCAAGGATCTCTACAATCCCGTTGACTTGTCTGCAAGCATCATTTTTTGAACATCAACCAGGATAACCAGCTTAAAAGTATTAAGTTAGAATGTATAAGGCAGCATGAACAAGGTCCAAAAGCTCATTTCTGTAAAGAGCTCATATCCTAGAATTCAATTTAAGTTTTGAACAACATATAGGCATGCATTGGAAATCGAAAGGCCATGCTACAACAGAAGGTTGTTCCACATCATTTTTAGCGTATTGAAAGCACGATTTCAAACTCCAAACACGCATTactatttctctttctctcctaaTCCACATGATTCAAGTAGACTATACATACGCTTATAATAGGTTTACCCAAGTACAAGTACATTTGATTACAGAACAAAAACACGTTCATGAAAACTCAACAACACCAAGCAGTATATTGCAGGAGACCAAACTAAAACGCATTCGACGCTTGTGTTTGTGACTGATTCAGTAACGAGACAAAAAGCAAATGCAGCAAATCACAGTTCTTTGCACCCAAAACATTGAAAACCCACTTGCCACATTAAAATATAAGACCAGAAACAAGAGGAAAAATCTCACTTGAGCTGGTTAACCAATTGAGTAGCTTGACATGCAAAAGCAACAGAAACCACATTCCGTACATCATCAAATTACAACTAACCCAcagcaaaaaacaaagaaaacgaaagaatggaaccccaaaaagaagaacaagagtAAAGGAAGGAAATTTATATTAGATTAAgagcagaaaaaaaaaggcttacAGGCAGGTCTGCATTGGTGCCATTCACGGTCATCGGGTCGGAGAACGTCGTCGTTTCCAAAGCTTAGTGATTTAGTCTTGTGGGTCGTCGGAGACGGCGAGTACGTGCTCGGAGTTGCTCCACCTTTCCCGGCCATTGGCGGCGACAATCAAAATTCCCTCTCTTTTGTCTGTGTGCTCTGCTAACGCATGAATAGTTTATGTGGAAAATGTTTTTATTGTGGACATCGCATCATCCAAATttagtttgttttctttatgtaTGATGTGACCTATAAATCAGTAGAATTTTAGTATTAAAAAATGATTTCACTATTGTCTCAAAACATTATAACACATCAAAGTGATGGGAGTCAATTGAGATATCGGAGAAAACTATGattaggaagaaaaataattgagTATTAtgattaagaagaaaaaaaacattgttaaATCTTCAACTCTCTGCAGTCTTTGATGACTTTCAAAATATGACTTTCACGTCAACTGGTCATGGAGCTGTAAAAACTCccctttcttatttttaaattttcttttattgtattGAAACAATTGGATGTGCCAAAATTGTATAACCTTATAATCTGAAAATTGGTGATTAACAGTAACAAACTATTTCACTATTGTCTAAGAACATTATAGCACATCAAACTAATGGGACTCAATCTTGATATTGGAGAAGACGataattgagaagaaaaataatcaaatgttAAAGTCTTTATCATGTACAATTAGCCAAAACTTTTATACTATTCTTCTAAGGTAGAATCAGGTCCTTTCAAGCACGCCCTCATGACCGCTGCAAGTTTTGAGCAGGCATCCAAGCATATTTGCATTCCCTGCTCGTAAAAACTACGTTAGCATCACATGCCTCATCCGAACCATATCAAAAGCAGAGTTATTGTGGAAtgctactttttttcttttggcattCTCGTACGTAGACATTATAGTCAAAAGATAGATAACATTCTTTGATGAACAACATACAATATTTCAAGGAACAAATCGGCTGACTGTCATACCTCATTAATTTTTGGGGTTGACCATTCCCCAGTAATAGTTAGCTGAGTGACCTCGTAGCGAGAAGGCATACAAGTAAGCATTAGGCTTCCATCTTGATAGCTTTCCTCCTCCAAAATAGGATCAATGACAAGGTTCTTTCCGAGACCAGACTAGGCACGACCACAAATGGGATAAGTGAATGAAAAAAtcgaaaatgaaatgaaacaactTTGACATGGAAGTCACTACGGCACACAAATTTGTTTGTAAATCTAAAGAAGACAAACCTATAGAACTTCCACAAATTTGTGCTAAATGATAGCTGACGGTAGAACGTACAACAAACTGCCCCCATGCTATAAACATTTAAATGGCAACTATCTTTCTTACAAGCAATGAGTTTAAAGAGAGAGTTTACCAGACTTTAAACCATGCAGTAccgaaaagaagaaagatgtTCCAAGAAACCATGAAATAAATGTTAATATGGTTATGGTATTTAATTTACAATAATTAATAAGTTAAACATTTGATAAAATGGCAGATCTACATACATTCACATGGGCGTGTGCATGCACACACAATACTTATCAATTGGATATTTAAGGAGAAAGTGCAGTATGAATTAATCATCAGATTTCTTCTCCAAAATAAAAGCTTACAGTATTATGTGggaataaaaaacaaaagtgagaCAACTAATCAGTAAACTTGACATTTAGTCGACTACCCAAAAGAACGGAACAATTACAACATGATGATCAACAATCAGATTTTGCATTATGTACAGTGTCATGTGATCAAGTTTTCGAAGTCTCAATTCTCTGCCTATTCTGAACTGGGCCTTTCGCGTACAAACATCACGTTTGCATGACaagttcttattttatttatttaaaaaaaaaagtaaaggaaACTTGAAACAAGGTAAGAGATAGAATAACCAGAATTCTTGCTTTAAGCTTGATTATCAAGAGAGTTGAAAAGTCGAAGCATACCACAGAAACTGAGGTAACAAGGTCATACATCATTATCCCTGCATCTGCTAGGGCAAGGCTAGCACATGATATCACTACAGGAAGATCACCtgcaacaaaaatgaaaaaactcaTCAACATTCACAAAAGCATTATTATTGTCTTGCATTCACTTAAATATATCAGGAATTATATggcacaaataaaaataataatcaaaggCACAAATGCACCAAATAAGACTATAACATTAAAATCAATCCTTATATCTCCCTTCTATTCCAAAAGTGATTTATCTGTTTACTATAATTGGTTATTATCAAGTTTACTTCTTACTGTATCACACTCTTTCTCACACAAAGAAAGTTCTGTAACTCATTGTGTCCATTACATGTCAGCTAAGTAAGAGATAATTATCTCTCACCGAAACCAACATTAAAATTCTACCCTAAGAACAAATCCATAGTGTGCCAACTTGAGTCCAAGGAAGTCATGGACAAACACAACACCTTTGTATTTAAGTTTCTTGTTAGTGGCAAAATTCTTGTACAAGATTTGTTAACATAATCACTGGAAGCAGCAGCACCGAATAAAAGCATCAACATTCACATAGCAGGAAAATACTCTATTTGTTCCAATTTAAATTCCCGTCTCTGTCATTTCtggtctttctttttcttcattctaTTTCCTTCTTGCAACAGCTGAAAAGTAAAGAAGTTTGCATTTTAAAACTAATTGAAAACTTACTTCCCCCAGATTCCAACACCAATGCAAAAACATCCACTGTAGTCTTTGGAAAAGTTTCCAATATTATTGCACCCTCCAAAGCTTTATGAAGCATTGAAGAAAACTCCTTGTGGTCTGACCCCTAAAAAAGAGGAGTTCAAATATTAATTACAATGATTTCAATAAGAAAAGTGGTACAGAAGATACATCAACACAAGGTCATATACCTGTCCACGAACTGGAGTAGCAAAAGTTGTATAGCTGACATTGCAATTTAAACGTCCTATATCACTGTACATCATTGCCTTCTTACTCTCTCTTGGCCCAAATCTAAACCAAccgagaaaaataaaatgtaaaacATGCTCCGTTGCATATATCTTTGGATCCAAAATTATATGGTAATATGCTTACCTGAATCAATAtataactaaaataaaaataattaaaaatagtgaaaaagCAACTCTATCAATAATACCAATAATGTTCGACATGATCATGGATTTTCATGATAGACATTCAGTtagaagaacaaaagtgagAGAGACTACGAACATCCAAAAGATTTACTCACACAGAAACAATGACTTTGGTATTTCCAAATTCTGCATAAGCAGATCCTGC
Protein-coding regions in this window:
- the LOC109949541 gene encoding exosome complex component RRP41-like produces the protein MAGKGGATPSTYSPSPTTHKTKSLSFGNDDVLRPDDREWHQCRPAFFQIGVVAAAAGSAYADFGSTKVIVSVFGPRESKKGMMYSDIGRLNCNVSYTTFATPVRGQGSDHKEFSSMLHKALEGAIILETFPKTTVDVFALVLESGGSDLPVVISCASLALADAGIMMYDLVTSVSVSYLGKNLVLDPTLEEESHQDGSLILTCMPSRDEVTQLTITGEWSTPKINKGMKICMDACSKFSQIMKSCLKGLDSALEEEDSNVD
- the LOC18775215 gene encoding exosome complex component RRP41-like: MAGKGGAAPSTYSPSPTTQKTKSRIFGNDDVDWVRSDGREFHQCRPAFFKTGAVNAAAGSAYAEFGNTKVIVSVFGPRESKKAMMYSDIGRLNCNVSYTTFATPVRGQGSDHKEFSSMLHKALEGAIILETFPKTTVDVFALVLESGGSDLPVVISCASLALADAGIMMYDLVTSVSVSGLGKNLVIDPILEEESYQDGSLMLTCMPSRYEVTQLTITGEWSTPKINEGMQICLDACSKLAAVMRACLKGPDSTLEE